DNA from Clostridia bacterium:
AAGAGCTCAACAATAATATCGCTAAAAAATTAGGTAAATAGGAGGATGAAATGAGCATAAAAGATATCATCGAAGGCAAAAAAATGTGGCGGGCGCATGTGGCGCGTGTCAAAACGCTCCCAAAAGATTATCAGATTGTTTATAATGAGATTCAAAAATATCTCTTTAAGGTAGGTCCTGTTGAGCTAACCGACGAAATAGGTTTACTCTCGGGGATTGTCGATCTTTTTGAAGAGGGCGCGGCCTTGGGGAAAGGCGTGCTCGAAGTGACAGGCAGTGACGTAGCGGCCTTCTGCGACGAACTAATCAAAGATTCAAAAACTTACGCTGACATCTATCAAGAATCTGTTGACCAAGAAGTTTACAAGGCCATAAAAAAGGTTACGGATAAAACAAAGTAAAGGTGGGATATCGGGATGGAAAAAGCAATTGAAGTGAAAGGGCTGCAAAAGTCTTTCAAGGGCACAGAAGTTTTAAAGGGCATCAATTTTGAAGTGAAGAGAGGTGAGATTTTCGCGCTGCTCGGCTCTAACGGCGCG
Protein-coding regions in this window:
- a CDS encoding DUF1048 domain-containing protein, with protein sequence MSIKDIIEGKKMWRAHVARVKTLPKDYQIVYNEIQKYLFKVGPVELTDEIGLLSGIVDLFEEGAALGKGVLEVTGSDVAAFCDELIKDSKTYADIYQESVDQEVYKAIKKVTDKTK